The following coding sequences are from one Burkholderia stabilis window:
- a CDS encoding FAD-binding oxidoreductase: MISKEAIKRGYNRGNYVVGAHTPPHYSLNLPAAGCTPAEAGMQRAPVEVSSQQVDALRAVADEVLTQPADVVAWTRDWWAASMVAETAGRPATPHAVIVRVSTVEQVQAVMRIAHAATIPVTASAGRSNVTGAALPVRGGIVLDVCGLNRLIGVDAESQIVDVEAGMFGDVFEEALQREHGLTMGHWPSSFGISTVGGWIACRGAGQLSTRYGKIEDMVFGMDVVLADGSLVTLGGYSRAAVGPDLQQVLIGSEGTLGIIVRARLKLHRLPDYGRAIAYGFDTFAAGLDACREILQRGANPAALRLYDALESGVQFGLPDTNVLLIADEGTREIVDAVMAISARVCDDGGHTLDGDAIFEKWLDTRYLTGKSAEGFKRSPGFVADTLEMCGRWRDLAAIYRDVVAALQAVPGTLAGSAHQSHAYADGACLYFSLRGDVAVAERGAWYRAAWDAANAVLIQYNATLSHHHGVGLLRSPYMRDSLGTAFPVLQTVKRALDPKHILNPGKLGLGDETGPHVDR, from the coding sequence ATGATCAGCAAGGAAGCCATCAAGCGCGGCTACAACCGCGGCAACTACGTCGTCGGCGCGCATACGCCGCCGCATTATTCGCTGAATCTGCCGGCGGCAGGCTGCACGCCCGCCGAAGCGGGCATGCAGCGCGCGCCGGTCGAGGTATCGTCGCAGCAGGTCGACGCGTTGCGCGCGGTGGCCGACGAAGTGCTCACGCAACCGGCCGACGTCGTCGCGTGGACGCGTGACTGGTGGGCCGCGTCGATGGTCGCCGAGACGGCCGGCCGGCCCGCGACGCCACATGCGGTGATCGTGCGCGTGTCGACGGTCGAACAGGTGCAGGCCGTGATGCGCATCGCGCACGCGGCGACGATTCCGGTGACGGCGTCGGCCGGCCGAAGCAACGTGACGGGCGCGGCGTTGCCCGTGCGCGGCGGCATCGTGCTCGACGTGTGCGGGCTGAACCGGCTCATCGGCGTCGATGCCGAAAGCCAGATCGTCGACGTCGAAGCCGGGATGTTCGGCGACGTGTTCGAAGAAGCGCTGCAGCGCGAGCACGGACTGACGATGGGGCACTGGCCGTCGTCGTTCGGGATCAGCACGGTCGGCGGCTGGATCGCGTGCCGCGGCGCGGGGCAACTGTCGACGCGCTACGGCAAGATCGAGGACATGGTGTTCGGGATGGATGTCGTGCTCGCGGACGGCAGCCTGGTGACGCTCGGCGGCTATTCGCGCGCGGCGGTCGGCCCCGATCTGCAGCAGGTGCTCATCGGCAGCGAAGGCACGCTTGGCATCATCGTGCGCGCGCGCCTGAAGTTGCACCGGCTGCCCGACTACGGCCGCGCGATCGCGTACGGCTTCGATACGTTCGCGGCCGGCCTCGACGCGTGCCGCGAGATCCTGCAGCGCGGCGCGAACCCGGCCGCGCTGCGGCTCTACGACGCGCTCGAAAGCGGCGTGCAGTTCGGGCTGCCCGACACGAACGTGCTGCTGATCGCCGACGAAGGCACGCGCGAAATCGTCGACGCGGTGATGGCGATCAGTGCGCGCGTCTGCGACGACGGCGGCCACACGCTGGACGGCGATGCGATCTTCGAGAAGTGGCTCGACACGCGCTACCTGACCGGCAAGAGCGCGGAAGGCTTCAAGCGCAGCCCGGGCTTCGTCGCCGATACGCTGGAGATGTGCGGCCGCTGGCGCGACCTCGCGGCGATCTATCGCGACGTGGTGGCCGCGCTGCAGGCCGTGCCGGGCACGCTGGCCGGCTCGGCGCACCAGTCGCATGCGTATGCCGACGGCGCGTGCCTGTATTTCTCGCTGCGCGGCGACGTCGCGGTGGCCGAGCGGGGAGCATGGTATCGCGCCGCGTGGGACGCAGCGAACGCGGTGCTGATCCAATACAATGCGACGTTGAGTCATCACCACGGCGTCGGGCTGTTGCGTTCGCCGTACATGCGCGATTCGCTGGGCACGGCGTTCCCGGTGCTGCAGACGGTGAAGCGCGCGCTCGATCCGAAGCACATCCTCAACCCCGGCAAGCTCGGTCTCGGCGACGAGACGGGCCCGCACGTCGACCGGTAA
- a CDS encoding putative quinol monooxygenase — protein sequence MNEPYLQVIAHYFAKPGNGDRVIELLAELAPATRAEPKNLDYAYFRSPDDPDHILILERYSDADGLDVHRETPHFQRIGVGAIIPLLDRRDVSRYMVQPDTGTATPPGGTR from the coding sequence ATGAACGAACCCTACCTGCAGGTCATCGCACATTACTTCGCGAAGCCCGGCAACGGCGACCGCGTGATCGAACTGCTCGCCGAGCTCGCGCCGGCGACGCGCGCCGAGCCGAAGAACCTCGACTACGCTTATTTCCGGTCGCCGGACGATCCCGACCATATCCTGATCCTCGAACGGTACAGCGACGCGGACGGCCTCGACGTGCATCGGGAAACGCCGCATTTCCAGCGGATCGGTGTCGGGGCGATCATTCCGTTGCTCGATCGCCGCGACGTGTCGCGCTACATGGTGCAGCCGGACACCGGCACGGCGACGCCACCGGGAGGCACCCGATGA
- a CDS encoding SDR family oxidoreductase — protein MQSTVSNQNAPTILLVAASRGLGLAMAEQFLNKGWNVTGTVRAGSGRTKLHDLADRFDDRLDIETLDICEPAQLAALRERLSGRRFDMLFVNAGTTNDPSETIGEVTTDEFVRVMITNALAPMRVIEALQDRVTEDGLIGAMSSGQGSVANNVSGMREVYRGSKAALNQFMRSFAARQAGTPHAMALMAPGWVRTELGGPDARLTIDESVPSLVDVLIAKRARPGLEYLDYLGRTVPW, from the coding sequence ATGCAATCGACCGTATCGAATCAAAACGCGCCCACGATCCTGCTCGTCGCCGCCTCGCGCGGCCTCGGGCTGGCGATGGCGGAGCAATTCCTGAACAAGGGCTGGAACGTCACGGGCACCGTGCGTGCAGGATCGGGTCGCACGAAGTTGCACGACCTGGCTGACCGGTTCGACGACCGGCTCGACATCGAGACGCTCGACATCTGCGAGCCGGCGCAACTGGCCGCGCTGCGCGAGCGCCTGTCGGGCAGGCGTTTCGACATGCTGTTCGTGAATGCGGGAACGACGAACGATCCGAGCGAAACGATCGGCGAAGTGACGACCGACGAATTCGTGCGCGTGATGATCACGAATGCGCTTGCGCCGATGCGCGTGATCGAGGCGCTGCAGGATCGCGTGACCGAGGACGGGCTGATCGGTGCGATGTCGTCGGGGCAGGGCAGCGTCGCGAACAACGTCAGCGGGATGCGCGAGGTCTATCGCGGCAGCAAGGCCGCGCTGAACCAGTTCATGCGCAGCTTCGCGGCGCGCCAGGCCGGCACGCCGCACGCGATGGCGCTGATGGCGCCCGGCTGGGTACGTACCGAGCTGGGCGGGCCCGATGCGCGCCTGACGATCGACGAGAGCGTGCCGAGCCTCGTCGACGTGCTGATCGCGAAGCGGGCGCGCCCCGGGCTCGAATATCTCGACTATCTGGGGCGGACGGTGCCGTGGTGA
- a CDS encoding LysR family transcriptional regulator yields MEDIDLNLVTALDALLSESSVTGAARRLGLSTSAMSRTLTRLRISTGDQLLVRAGRKLVPTPHAAALRDRVHTIASDARAVLRPATADVDMVTLASTFTIRAAASFMEMLSGPVVAAIGEVAPQVRIRFVPKLDRDPQALRDGTVDLEIGKRGDDAPELHTRMLFHDWHVAVARAAHPLFASARITRARYAACSHVIASQLGDFSGPAGDTADGSGAGQTVRVVVPGYPDAMRVAASTDLIALVPRSSLGNAFSPGLEQALGLRSFEIPVRLPGILVSALWHPRMHGDPVHRRLRDAVIEVCQRAYPDSRASARGTGRRTAN; encoded by the coding sequence ATGGAAGACATCGACCTGAACCTCGTCACCGCACTCGACGCGCTGCTGTCGGAAAGCAGCGTGACCGGTGCCGCACGCCGGCTCGGCCTGAGCACGTCCGCGATGAGCCGCACGCTCACGCGACTGCGGATTTCCACCGGCGATCAGTTGCTCGTGCGCGCCGGGCGCAAGCTCGTGCCGACGCCGCACGCGGCCGCGCTGCGCGACCGCGTGCATACGATCGCGAGCGACGCGCGCGCCGTGCTCCGGCCGGCGACGGCCGACGTGGACATGGTGACGCTCGCGTCCACGTTCACCATTCGCGCGGCGGCGTCGTTCATGGAAATGCTGTCCGGCCCGGTGGTCGCCGCCATCGGTGAAGTCGCGCCGCAGGTGCGCATCCGCTTCGTACCGAAACTCGACCGCGATCCGCAGGCGCTGCGCGACGGCACCGTCGATCTGGAAATCGGCAAGCGCGGCGACGACGCGCCCGAACTGCACACGCGCATGCTTTTTCACGACTGGCACGTCGCGGTAGCACGTGCCGCGCATCCGCTGTTCGCGTCGGCCCGGATCACACGCGCCCGCTATGCGGCTTGCAGCCACGTGATCGCATCGCAGCTCGGCGATTTCAGCGGGCCGGCCGGCGATACGGCCGACGGCTCCGGCGCGGGCCAGACCGTGCGCGTCGTCGTGCCGGGCTACCCCGATGCGATGCGCGTCGCGGCCAGCACCGACCTGATCGCGCTCGTGCCGCGCTCGAGCCTCGGCAACGCGTTCTCGCCGGGGCTCGAGCAGGCGCTCGGGCTGCGCAGCTTCGAGATCCCCGTCCGCCTGCCGGGCATCCTCGTGTCCGCGCTGTGGCATCCGCGCATGCACGGCGACCCGGTGCATCGCCGCCTGCGCGACGCAGTCATTGAAGTTTGCCAGCGCGCCTATCCGGATTCCCGCGCATCGGCACGCGGCACAGGCCGCCGCACTGCCAACTGA
- a CDS encoding glycerol-3-phosphate responsive antiterminator, translating into MDKSLGARLARHPVIATLYGAEQADSFIDSEAEVGIVANVDLRRLQAVVAALARAGKFVIVNIDSCDGLSQDKGGVEYLADIGVASLVSTRVATIQRANRAGLITMQKVFVTDRSTWPRSMKAIEQSDPNLVQLMPAPMLAHLSEADRQALPPIVASGFVGNADDVRSARRHGALAVSTSDRAWWNFDPSS; encoded by the coding sequence ATGGACAAGTCGCTGGGCGCGCGTCTCGCCCGTCATCCCGTCATCGCCACGCTGTACGGCGCCGAGCAGGCCGACAGCTTCATCGACAGCGAGGCGGAGGTCGGCATCGTCGCGAACGTCGACCTGCGCCGGCTGCAGGCGGTGGTCGCGGCGCTCGCCCGGGCCGGCAAGTTCGTGATCGTCAACATCGACAGCTGCGATGGGCTGTCGCAGGACAAGGGCGGCGTCGAATATCTGGCCGATATCGGCGTCGCGAGCCTCGTGTCGACGCGCGTCGCGACGATCCAGCGTGCGAACCGCGCGGGGCTCATCACGATGCAGAAGGTGTTCGTGACCGACCGCTCGACGTGGCCGCGCAGCATGAAGGCGATCGAGCAGAGCGATCCGAACCTCGTGCAGCTGATGCCCGCGCCGATGCTCGCGCACCTGAGCGAAGCCGACCGGCAGGCGCTGCCGCCGATCGTGGCATCCGGCTTCGTCGGTAACGCGGACGACGTGCGCAGCGCGCGGCGGCACGGCGCGCTCGCGGTGTCGACGAGCGACCGCGCGTGGTGGAATTTCGACCCGTCGTCGTGA
- a CDS encoding FGGY family carbohydrate kinase — protein MTDSRNAILAIDEGTSGTRAAIVDASGHVSCLEYLPLSVESPQPGVVEQDANAILDKTLAVCRATLAQAHAQHVRIVALALATQRATAVLWDTRTGRALVPAMVWQDTRHAAELDRLAADWDHVLVPKVGRPAGVRSPYLWAVHQMRASQAVADVHRAGCLAFGTIDTWLLWHLSDARECVTTPTHATSASAYLLGEHRYFDPWLDALGFPRELLPALREDADAFGRTRRDVLGIDVPILACAGDQFAGAVGLGCVERGQAMCVHGTGSFVDLLTGTARPDAGSHAQPGHAHDGTLAMTARRHGGVSHYSLETFVATTGSALRWVCEKLRWFDDPAQISALAGTVRSARGVTFVPALTGLRVPRMEPNARALLSGISIATTQAEVAYAVLEGIAHSVASCMEANQAVARADVSELIVGGGLAGSDTLLQIQADVSGVPVRRMREGDRASLRGAAFLAGASGLLWDSLDAACATLVTDAVFEPSIDADCRQRRRAAWHARIASELAHAADFAHA, from the coding sequence ATGACCGATTCCCGAAACGCCATTCTTGCAATCGACGAAGGCACGTCCGGCACGCGTGCCGCGATCGTCGATGCGAGCGGGCACGTATCGTGCCTCGAATACCTGCCGCTGTCGGTCGAGAGCCCGCAGCCGGGTGTCGTCGAACAGGACGCGAACGCGATCCTCGACAAGACGCTCGCGGTCTGCCGCGCGACGCTCGCGCAGGCACACGCGCAGCACGTGCGCATCGTCGCGCTGGCGCTCGCGACGCAGCGGGCTACCGCCGTGCTGTGGGACACGCGGACCGGGCGCGCGCTCGTGCCCGCGATGGTCTGGCAGGACACGCGGCATGCGGCCGAGCTCGACCGTCTCGCCGCCGACTGGGATCACGTGCTCGTGCCGAAGGTCGGCCGGCCGGCGGGCGTGCGCTCGCCGTACTTGTGGGCCGTGCACCAGATGCGCGCGTCGCAGGCGGTCGCCGACGTGCATCGTGCGGGATGCCTCGCGTTCGGCACGATCGACACGTGGCTGCTGTGGCATCTGTCTGATGCGCGCGAGTGCGTGACGACGCCGACCCATGCGACATCGGCGAGCGCGTACCTGCTCGGCGAGCATCGCTACTTCGACCCGTGGCTCGACGCGCTCGGCTTTCCGCGCGAACTGCTGCCCGCGCTGCGCGAGGATGCCGATGCGTTCGGCCGCACGCGCCGGGACGTGCTCGGCATCGACGTGCCGATCCTCGCGTGCGCGGGCGACCAGTTCGCGGGCGCGGTCGGCCTCGGCTGCGTCGAGCGCGGCCAGGCGATGTGCGTGCACGGCACCGGCAGCTTCGTCGACCTGCTGACGGGGACGGCGCGTCCCGACGCCGGATCGCACGCGCAACCCGGTCACGCGCACGACGGCACGCTTGCGATGACCGCGCGGCGGCACGGCGGCGTGTCGCATTACTCGCTCGAAACCTTCGTCGCGACGACCGGTTCCGCGCTGCGCTGGGTGTGCGAAAAGCTGCGCTGGTTCGACGATCCCGCGCAGATCAGCGCGCTGGCGGGCACCGTGCGGTCGGCGCGCGGCGTGACCTTCGTGCCTGCGCTCACCGGCCTGCGCGTGCCGCGGATGGAGCCGAACGCGCGCGCGTTGCTGTCGGGCATTTCGATCGCGACGACGCAGGCCGAAGTCGCGTACGCGGTGCTCGAAGGCATCGCGCATTCGGTCGCGTCGTGCATGGAGGCCAACCAGGCCGTGGCGCGGGCCGACGTGTCGGAGCTGATCGTCGGCGGCGGCCTGGCGGGCAGCGACACGCTGCTGCAGATCCAGGCCGACGTGAGCGGCGTGCCGGTGCGCCGGATGCGCGAAGGCGATCGCGCGAGCCTGCGCGGCGCGGCGTTTCTCGCGGGCGCGTCGGGGCTGCTGTGGGATTCGCTCGACGCGGCCTGCGCGACGCTCGTCACCGACGCTGTCTTCGAACCCTCGATCGATGCGGACTGCCGGCAGCGCCGGCGCGCGGCCTGGCATGCGCGGATCGCGTCCGAGCTCGCGCACGCGGCCGATTTTGCTCACGCGTAA
- a CDS encoding glycerol-3-phosphate dehydrogenase/oxidase → MMFLPSRKPKTDRAGMTGTEPLRVNRDEHLARLETDTFDVLIVGGGVTGAYAAFDASLRGLRVALVEKSDFASGTSSKSSKMVHGGLRYIEQGNLGLVRHSLLERQRLRRNARHLVQRLPFLFPVMEREGVFDRRLAKAFESLLWTYDIAGGWREGILHQKLTKAEVLSHCPTFNETYLTGGFMYFDARVDDARLTLNLVRTAAFHGAAVANHARVVELTRDGHGKVDGAIVHADGRERRVRARVVVMATGVWLRDWTGARKGDTSALQVRPAKGVHVAIPWLKIRNDCTVTIPVPGRNRRATITRWGNVSYLGTTDEDYDGDLDDVHCTRKELDFLLEGARSALKADLSADDVVGSIAGCRPLVGPPGGKTIEMKRNHEIHVAPDGLVTIVGGKLTTSRHMAEQTIDTVGKLLGRHTRCRTKSAYLLGAAGYDPQAIVASGGLAAHLGERYGTEARFVGDLADATPSLLVPIVEGLPYSEAEVLYAVRHEFARSVDDVLSRRTRARLMARDASARAAPRVGAILKTELGLSDATVASQVRDYVAAVALEKSILMGDNG, encoded by the coding sequence ATGATGTTTTTGCCATCCAGAAAACCGAAGACGGACCGTGCCGGCATGACGGGCACCGAGCCGTTGCGCGTGAACCGCGACGAGCACCTGGCGCGACTCGAGACGGACACGTTCGACGTGCTGATCGTGGGCGGCGGCGTGACGGGCGCGTACGCGGCGTTCGATGCGAGCCTGCGCGGGTTGCGCGTCGCGCTCGTCGAGAAGAGCGATTTCGCGTCGGGCACGTCGTCGAAATCGTCGAAGATGGTGCACGGCGGGCTGCGTTATATCGAGCAGGGCAATCTCGGGCTCGTGCGCCATTCGCTGCTCGAGCGGCAGCGGCTGCGGCGCAACGCGCGCCATCTCGTGCAACGGTTGCCGTTCCTGTTCCCGGTGATGGAGCGCGAAGGCGTGTTCGACCGGCGTCTCGCGAAAGCCTTCGAAAGCCTGCTGTGGACCTACGACATCGCCGGCGGCTGGCGCGAGGGCATCCTGCACCAGAAGCTGACGAAGGCCGAGGTGCTGTCGCATTGCCCGACCTTCAACGAAACGTACCTGACGGGCGGCTTCATGTATTTCGACGCGCGCGTCGACGATGCGCGCCTGACGCTGAACCTCGTGCGCACGGCCGCGTTCCACGGCGCGGCGGTGGCGAACCACGCGCGCGTGGTCGAGCTGACGCGCGACGGCCACGGCAAGGTCGACGGTGCGATCGTGCATGCCGACGGCCGCGAGCGGCGCGTGCGCGCACGCGTGGTCGTGATGGCGACCGGCGTATGGCTGCGCGACTGGACCGGCGCCCGCAAGGGCGACACGTCCGCGTTGCAGGTGCGGCCCGCGAAGGGCGTGCACGTCGCGATCCCGTGGCTGAAGATCCGCAACGACTGCACGGTGACGATCCCCGTGCCGGGCCGCAACCGGCGCGCGACGATCACGCGCTGGGGCAACGTGTCGTATCTCGGCACGACCGACGAGGACTACGACGGCGATCTCGACGACGTGCACTGCACGCGCAAGGAACTCGATTTCCTGCTCGAAGGCGCGCGCTCCGCGCTGAAAGCCGACCTGAGCGCGGACGACGTGGTCGGCAGCATCGCGGGATGCCGGCCGCTCGTCGGGCCGCCGGGCGGCAAGACGATCGAGATGAAGCGCAATCACGAGATCCATGTCGCGCCCGACGGGCTCGTGACGATCGTCGGCGGCAAGCTGACGACGTCGCGGCACATGGCCGAGCAGACGATCGACACGGTCGGCAAGCTGCTCGGCCGCCATACGCGCTGCCGCACCAAATCGGCATACCTGCTCGGTGCGGCCGGCTACGACCCGCAGGCGATCGTCGCATCGGGCGGGCTCGCCGCGCATCTCGGCGAACGCTACGGTACCGAAGCGCGCTTCGTCGGCGATCTCGCCGATGCGACGCCGTCGCTGCTCGTGCCGATCGTCGAAGGGCTGCCGTACAGCGAAGCGGAAGTGCTCTATGCGGTGCGTCACGAATTCGCACGCAGCGTCGACGACGTGCTGTCGCGCCGCACACGCGCGCGGCTGATGGCGCGTGACGCATCGGCGCGCGCGGCGCCGCGCGTCGGCGCCATCCTCAAGACGGAGCTCGGCTTGTCCGATGCGACCGTCGCCAGCCAGGTGCGCGACTACGTCGCCGCCGTCGCACTCGAAAAATCCATCCTCATGGGAGATAACGGATGA
- a CDS encoding iron-containing alcohol dehydrogenase, which produces MNPFQFRTVPTQIVEFGAARRLGALLRERFPALVRLCVITDAFLHRSGVLAPALESLAAHGWQVTVIDDVIADPPEHVVLEATARAVAADAEIVLGLGGGSSMDVAKLIAVLAPGQQALADMYGVDKVASARLPLVQIPTTAGTGSEVTAVSIVTVGEARKMGVVSPHLFADVAILDAELTLGLPRAATAATGIDAMVHAIEAYTSTRLKNPVSDMLAVQALTLLSRNLLAACDDGHDRHAREAMLVGAMFAGQAFANAPVAAVHALAYPVGGIFHVPHGLSNALVLPHVLRFNAPAAAPLYAELAAIVAPSATGSDEARTHALIGEIDRLIVATGIPRTLREVGIGEGDLPRMASDAMLQTRLLVNNPREVMEADALAIYRQAW; this is translated from the coding sequence ATGAACCCGTTTCAATTCCGTACCGTTCCGACGCAGATCGTCGAATTCGGCGCCGCGCGCCGGCTCGGCGCGTTGTTGCGCGAACGCTTCCCGGCGCTCGTGCGGCTGTGCGTCATCACCGATGCGTTCCTGCATCGCAGCGGCGTGCTCGCGCCCGCGCTGGAGAGCCTCGCCGCGCACGGCTGGCAGGTCACCGTGATCGACGACGTGATCGCCGATCCGCCCGAGCACGTGGTGCTCGAAGCGACCGCGCGGGCCGTCGCGGCCGATGCGGAGATCGTGCTCGGCCTGGGCGGCGGTTCGTCGATGGACGTCGCGAAGCTGATTGCGGTGCTCGCGCCGGGGCAGCAGGCGCTCGCCGACATGTACGGCGTCGACAAGGTCGCGAGCGCGCGGCTGCCGCTCGTGCAGATCCCGACGACGGCCGGCACGGGTTCCGAGGTGACGGCCGTGTCGATCGTCACGGTCGGCGAGGCGCGCAAGATGGGGGTGGTGTCGCCGCACCTGTTCGCGGACGTCGCGATCCTCGACGCCGAACTGACGCTCGGCCTGCCGCGCGCGGCGACGGCCGCGACCGGCATCGACGCGATGGTGCATGCGATCGAGGCCTATACGTCCACGCGATTGAAGAACCCGGTATCCGACATGCTGGCGGTGCAGGCGCTGACGCTGCTGTCGCGCAACCTGCTCGCCGCCTGCGACGACGGTCACGACCGGCACGCGCGCGAGGCGATGCTGGTCGGCGCGATGTTCGCGGGGCAGGCGTTCGCAAATGCGCCGGTCGCGGCCGTGCATGCGCTGGCCTATCCGGTCGGCGGCATCTTCCACGTGCCGCACGGGCTGTCGAATGCGCTCGTGCTTCCACACGTGCTGCGCTTCAATGCGCCGGCCGCCGCGCCGTTGTATGCGGAACTCGCGGCGATCGTCGCGCCGTCGGCGACGGGCAGCGACGAAGCACGCACGCACGCGCTGATCGGCGAGATCGACCGGCTGATCGTCGCGACGGGCATTCCGCGCACGCTGCGCGAAGTCGGTATCGGGGAGGGCGACCTGCCGAGGATGGCGTCGGACGCGATGCTGCAGACGCGCCTGCTCGTGAACAATCCGCGCGAAGTGATGGAGGCCGACGCGCTGGCGATCTATCGGCAGGCGTGGTGA
- a CDS encoding MFS transporter, with translation MRTIAVKLHGIEDVISFLDSRPGIAGRAGLVWWLSLGGLFLDAFSNSALSAGLGPMTRELHLSAAQVAWMTSFASWVAIAFNPIGGWMADRWGRVRPLIAAKLLSVIGALLVVFAPDFNTILAGRFFVGMAYGIDFAIAMAMLAEFTPGRLKSRLNTWQGMWYTAVCLNLLLALLFHAWQVGDSIWRYSVAATAVFGVAILALQCAFLVESPIWLARKERLDDAARAMTRIYGQAFAAAPAHERTPIVNPATRGLANVLLIFRGVYLPRTILAATVQIGQSIEYFAIGWYLPLISAALFGTDFVYATLGALVFNLFGIVGGFSSSTVGRRIGLRRASAIGFAAVCAMLVVLGLFHARMPLWLSVVVPSLFILFHSAGPGANGKSLSSLSFRGELRAGANGIVGALGSIGAALGLLVFPLFRARYGLEHTFLILAVVPCVASAICFAIRWDPTRTTINPDNEPDAPHFDDARATSAFLKPAIEKTQR, from the coding sequence GTGCGAACGATCGCGGTCAAGCTTCATGGCATTGAAGACGTCATCTCCTTTCTCGACTCTCGCCCCGGTATCGCGGGCAGGGCGGGGCTCGTCTGGTGGCTGTCGCTCGGCGGGCTGTTTCTCGATGCATTTTCCAACTCGGCATTGAGCGCCGGCCTCGGGCCGATGACGCGCGAATTGCATCTGTCGGCCGCGCAGGTCGCGTGGATGACGTCGTTCGCATCGTGGGTCGCGATCGCGTTCAACCCGATCGGCGGCTGGATGGCCGACCGCTGGGGGCGCGTGCGGCCGCTGATCGCCGCGAAGCTGCTGTCGGTGATCGGTGCATTGCTGGTGGTGTTCGCGCCGGATTTCAATACGATTCTCGCTGGCCGCTTCTTCGTCGGGATGGCATACGGGATCGACTTCGCGATCGCGATGGCGATGCTCGCGGAGTTCACGCCCGGCCGCCTGAAAAGCCGCCTCAATACCTGGCAGGGCATGTGGTACACGGCCGTCTGCCTGAACCTGCTGCTCGCGTTGCTGTTCCATGCGTGGCAGGTCGGCGATTCGATCTGGCGCTACTCGGTGGCGGCCACCGCAGTGTTCGGCGTCGCGATCCTCGCGCTGCAATGCGCGTTCCTCGTCGAAAGCCCGATCTGGCTCGCGCGCAAGGAGCGGCTCGACGACGCGGCGCGCGCGATGACGCGCATCTACGGGCAGGCGTTCGCCGCAGCGCCCGCGCATGAACGTACGCCGATCGTTAATCCCGCCACGCGCGGCCTCGCGAACGTGTTGCTGATCTTCCGCGGCGTCTACCTGCCGCGCACGATCCTCGCCGCGACCGTGCAGATCGGCCAGTCGATCGAATACTTCGCGATCGGCTGGTATCTGCCGCTCATCAGCGCCGCACTGTTCGGCACGGACTTCGTCTATGCGACGCTCGGCGCGCTCGTGTTCAACCTGTTCGGGATCGTCGGCGGCTTCTCGTCGTCGACGGTCGGCCGTCGCATCGGCCTGCGCCGCGCGTCGGCGATCGGTTTCGCGGCGGTCTGCGCGATGCTGGTCGTGCTCGGGCTGTTCCATGCGCGCATGCCGCTATGGCTGTCGGTCGTCGTGCCGTCGCTGTTCATCCTGTTCCACTCGGCCGGCCCCGGCGCGAACGGCAAGAGCCTGTCGTCGCTGTCGTTTCGCGGCGAGTTGCGCGCGGGCGCGAACGGCATCGTCGGCGCGCTCGGCTCCATCGGCGCGGCGCTCGGCCTGCTGGTGTTTCCGCTGTTTCGCGCGCGCTACGGCCTCGAACACACGTTCCTGATTCTCGCGGTCGTGCCGTGCGTCGCGAGCGCGATCTGCTTCGCGATCCGCTGGGACCCGACGCGCACGACGATCAATCCCGACAACGAACCCGACGCGCCGCACTTCGACGACGCGCGCGCCACGTCGGCCTTCCTGAAACCCGCCATCGAGAAAACGCAGCGATGA